From a single Micromonospora sp. WMMD1102 genomic region:
- a CDS encoding Ig-like domain-containing protein has translation MTVLATVATGLVVTARPAEAALVRPFTPRFQASERGDVIFAGNALVTCLAPAVAGTPTCPSAQAGAVVNNNNYTSQYVDADNVASTANSSSAVLSVPTGATVLWAGLYWMGSATATNNSRQNISLARPGSGYTALQGQVTTGAVSTTGGVPYSGFAEVTALVRTSGTYTVAGLTTSLGTNARGGWAIVAAIRDSTQPLRNLAIFDGYAELAATTADNRVTTAISGFRTPTTGAVNARIGAVASEGDLATTGDGISFNGVALSDSLNPATNFFNSSVTRLGARVTGKNPDYVNQLGFDTDYVTAPSGSIGNGQTSATVAFTTSGESYEAVALFTVIDIYEPDITATNTVARVGGGSTVNPGDVIEYTTTVNSTGSENATGVQAVSPLPTGTTYISGSMSINGTARTDAAGDDNARLDTANNRLVLNLGTGATATSGGTMAPGSQQVLRFRVRVNDPAPAGLIITNQATITYGSPTSSTTYTDITDDPGSPGATDPTRVDVNDAPTASPGTLTTGEDTPLELHLTTYASDPDQHTLTFTVSQPSPGQGSLTCTTGGTCTYTPPPNYHGQASFDYTATDPGNRSASSRITITVTPVNDPPVAAPDTATTTSGTPVVIDVIANDADIDGDTLTVVPTRGTTAHGEYSCTPAACTYTPAPTFVGQDTFTYRATDPGNGTSTGTVTVTVSAGPTGLNIGAPESVVLPAVAAGTPALNGPIGLVSVIDDRGTASGTWTATVAITDFVHGNGTAGHRVHKGSIVYTSGPPVETTGAGTFLPQPGAALTTPQFAARWSGGTGPNRVAWEPTLTLALPVDLVTGEYLAAITHSVA, from the coding sequence GTGACGGTCCTGGCGACGGTCGCGACCGGGCTGGTCGTCACCGCGCGGCCTGCCGAGGCAGCCCTCGTCCGGCCGTTCACCCCGCGGTTTCAGGCCTCCGAACGCGGCGATGTGATCTTCGCGGGCAACGCCCTGGTCACCTGCCTGGCGCCCGCCGTAGCCGGAACGCCGACCTGTCCGTCCGCTCAGGCGGGCGCCGTGGTCAACAACAACAACTACACCTCCCAGTATGTCGATGCCGATAATGTCGCGTCTACCGCGAACTCCAGCTCCGCCGTCCTGAGCGTGCCCACCGGCGCGACCGTCCTCTGGGCGGGCCTGTACTGGATGGGCAGCGCCACCGCCACCAACAACAGCCGCCAGAACATCTCCCTCGCCCGACCCGGCAGCGGCTACACGGCACTGCAGGGGCAGGTCACCACCGGTGCGGTCAGCACCACCGGCGGCGTTCCCTACTCCGGGTTCGCGGAGGTGACCGCACTGGTTCGCACCAGCGGGACCTACACCGTCGCCGGACTGACCACCTCGCTCGGCACCAACGCTCGAGGTGGCTGGGCCATCGTCGCCGCGATCCGCGACAGCACCCAGCCGCTGCGGAACCTCGCCATCTTCGACGGCTACGCCGAGCTCGCCGCCACCACCGCCGACAACCGGGTCACCACCGCCATCTCCGGTTTCCGCACCCCCACCACCGGCGCCGTGAACGCCCGAATCGGCGCGGTCGCCTCCGAAGGCGACCTCGCCACCACCGGCGACGGGATCTCCTTCAACGGCGTCGCCCTCAGCGACAGCCTCAACCCCGCGACCAACTTTTTCAACAGCTCGGTCACCCGGCTCGGCGCCAGGGTCACGGGCAAGAACCCCGACTACGTCAACCAGCTCGGCTTCGACACCGACTACGTCACCGCGCCCAGCGGCTCGATCGGCAACGGCCAGACGTCCGCCACCGTCGCTTTCACCACCAGCGGGGAGTCGTACGAGGCAGTCGCCCTGTTCACCGTGATCGACATCTACGAGCCGGACATCACCGCCACCAACACCGTGGCCCGGGTGGGAGGCGGGTCCACCGTCAACCCCGGTGACGTGATCGAGTACACCACCACGGTGAACTCGACCGGCAGCGAGAATGCCACCGGCGTCCAGGCGGTCAGCCCACTGCCGACCGGCACCACCTACATCAGCGGGTCGATGTCGATCAACGGCACCGCCCGTACCGACGCCGCCGGCGACGACAACGCCCGGCTCGACACCGCCAACAACCGGCTCGTTCTCAACCTCGGCACCGGCGCCACCGCCACCAGCGGAGGCACCATGGCCCCGGGCAGCCAGCAGGTGCTGCGCTTCCGCGTCCGCGTCAACGATCCCGCACCGGCCGGTTTGATCATCACGAACCAGGCGACCATCACCTACGGATCACCGACCAGCAGCACCACTTACACCGACATCACCGACGACCCTGGCTCGCCCGGCGCCACCGATCCCACCCGAGTGGACGTCAACGACGCCCCGACCGCCTCTCCGGGCACCCTGACAACAGGCGAGGACACCCCTCTCGAACTCCACCTGACCACCTATGCCAGCGACCCTGACCAGCACACCCTGACCTTCACCGTCAGCCAACCATCCCCCGGTCAGGGCAGTCTCACCTGCACCACGGGGGGTACCTGCACCTACACCCCCCCGCCGAACTACCACGGGCAGGCCAGCTTCGACTACACCGCCACGGACCCCGGCAACCGCTCCGCCAGCAGTAGGATCACCATCACCGTCACCCCGGTCAACGACCCACCCGTCGCCGCGCCCGACACCGCGACCACCACCAGCGGCACCCCGGTCGTCATCGACGTCATCGCCAACGATGCCGACATCGACGGCGACACTCTCACCGTCGTACCGACCCGCGGGACCACCGCCCACGGCGAGTACAGCTGCACCCCGGCCGCCTGCACATACACGCCGGCGCCCACCTTCGTCGGCCAGGACACCTTCACCTACCGCGCCACCGACCCCGGCAACGGCACCTCCACCGGCACCGTCACCGTCACCGTGTCAGCCGGACCCACCGGACTGAACATCGGAGCCCCCGAAAGCGTCGTACTCCCCGCAGTCGCTGCCGGCACCCCTGCCCTCAACGGACCGATCGGCCTGGTGAGCGTCATCGACGACCGCGGCACCGCCTCCGGGACCTGGACCGCCACCGTCGCCATCACCGACTTCGTCCATGGCAACGGCACCGCAGGCCACCGGGTTCACAAGGGCAGCATCGTCTACACCTCCGGACCTCCGGTCGAAACCACGGGCGCCGGAACCTTCCTGCCCCAACCAGGGGCCGCACTCACCACCCCCCAATTCGCCGCGCGCTGGAGCGGAGGCACCGGACCCAACCGGGTCGCCTGGGAGCCCACCCTCACCCTCGCCCTCCCCGTCGACCTCGTCACCGGCGAATACCTGGCCGCGATCACCCACTCCGTCGCATGA
- a CDS encoding LuxR family transcriptional regulator: MPVRSPSEPTAAARSGRPQTGAAALVGRDAELARMAALLDSDRSRPRFLVLQGEPGIGKSRLVAEFARVAGERGRTVLLGRATEFERSLPYGVLLDALAGVPDHRADLHALLDSLPVPDPGGPGPATAAVERHRRHRRLRGLVTAAARPGGALLVCDDVQWADDASVEFLGYLLRHPPDARMTVVLAFRSEQCPPRLAEELAHLAPLPDRLRLAPLTGADLDRLLPAEPASRRRLLYQVSGGNPLYLELLAGTSTQVLGALRRGDFPDEPVTDALHGAMAAEVRGLGPTERLVLQATAVVGPGLDIGTVAAAAGLDPQRTTIALDALVVRDLLRQVGAELDFRHSLVRAVAYWLAGPAWRLAAHRRAAAHLERTGAPLTLRAHHLGKAIRPGDEAAAEVLATAATTTMGTAPSTSAGWLRVALAALPDGPGRADRRAELRLLFAKALGVTGQFDEARTVLHDLVAVAGPHRHAAVEQLAVLERLAGRLDVANALLSTELDRLGATGTPQAMLRLELAVTEMLAGRWRTGSRHARRTMDRARQDGHQGIEAAASTVLAACAVAREPLPTARLRVSYAARLIDALGDAALRDELGAIALLAWIETMLDRVTDGLAHAERGIEVGLRYGRIHVHPLLYAARSVLYGTVGRVDDALRDAEEAEEIARWQGGAEAATLAAAVRLRPLLWLAGPDAVRPVLERLRGGAAARSTLYRAVARMHLAEAGAAVGDDTGCPELLADAETYRCLGPAEANVLVVRALTAATPGRPEPVGGGPVGGGPAVDGPVAAIPAGGGSAGIPASARRWLARAAGAAGDLPGRLGLVGTAGATLALAHGAPGDAVARVTPAVEQLGAAGMPVAEGQARMVLAEALAATGDPQSAREQLGRAKQLFATSGARWLAGQADRAQRRLAARLSRPAGPAAGADAATEPAHPLTLLTAREREVAELTVTGATSRVIARQLQISPRTVDAHLMRIYRKLGVTSRTALVGLLARG; this comes from the coding sequence GTGCCGGTCAGATCGCCGTCGGAGCCGACGGCCGCAGCACGTTCCGGGCGGCCGCAGACCGGTGCTGCCGCCCTGGTCGGGCGCGACGCCGAGCTGGCCCGGATGGCGGCGCTGCTCGACTCCGACCGGTCCCGGCCCCGCTTCCTCGTGCTCCAGGGTGAACCGGGGATCGGCAAGAGCCGGCTCGTCGCCGAGTTCGCGAGGGTGGCCGGCGAGCGGGGACGTACCGTGCTGCTCGGCCGGGCCACCGAGTTCGAGCGTTCCCTGCCGTACGGCGTGCTGCTGGACGCGCTGGCCGGCGTACCCGACCATCGGGCCGACCTGCACGCGTTGCTGGACAGCCTCCCGGTGCCCGACCCCGGCGGACCGGGGCCGGCCACCGCGGCGGTCGAGCGGCACCGGCGGCACCGGCGGCTGCGCGGCCTGGTCACCGCCGCCGCCCGTCCCGGCGGGGCGCTGCTGGTCTGCGACGACGTGCAGTGGGCCGACGACGCCTCCGTCGAGTTCCTCGGCTATCTGCTGCGGCATCCGCCGGACGCCCGGATGACGGTGGTGCTGGCGTTCCGGTCCGAGCAGTGCCCGCCGAGACTGGCCGAGGAACTCGCCCACCTGGCGCCGCTGCCCGACCGGCTCCGGCTCGCCCCGCTGACCGGCGCCGACCTGGACCGGCTGCTGCCGGCCGAGCCGGCGTCCCGACGCCGGCTGCTGTACCAGGTCAGCGGCGGCAACCCGCTCTACCTGGAACTGCTCGCCGGCACGTCGACGCAGGTCCTCGGCGCGCTGCGCCGTGGCGACTTCCCCGACGAGCCGGTGACCGACGCGCTGCACGGTGCGATGGCTGCCGAGGTCCGTGGCCTGGGTCCGACCGAACGGCTGGTGCTCCAGGCCACCGCGGTGGTCGGACCCGGCCTCGACATCGGCACCGTCGCCGCGGCGGCCGGGCTCGACCCGCAGCGCACCACCATCGCGCTGGACGCACTGGTCGTGCGCGACCTGCTCCGCCAGGTCGGTGCGGAGCTGGACTTCCGGCACTCGCTGGTGCGGGCGGTCGCGTACTGGTTGGCCGGTCCGGCCTGGCGGCTGGCCGCGCACCGCCGGGCCGCGGCCCACCTGGAACGCACCGGCGCCCCGCTGACACTGCGGGCCCACCACCTCGGCAAGGCGATCCGGCCCGGGGACGAGGCCGCCGCCGAGGTGCTCGCCACGGCCGCGACGACCACGATGGGTACGGCGCCGAGCACCAGCGCCGGCTGGCTGCGGGTCGCCCTCGCCGCGCTGCCGGACGGCCCCGGCCGGGCGGACCGCCGGGCCGAGCTGCGGCTGCTCTTCGCCAAGGCGCTCGGGGTGACCGGCCAGTTCGACGAGGCACGGACCGTGTTGCACGACCTCGTCGCGGTCGCCGGCCCGCACCGGCACGCGGCGGTCGAACAGCTCGCCGTGCTGGAGCGGCTGGCCGGCCGGCTCGACGTCGCCAACGCGCTGCTCAGCACCGAACTGGACCGGCTCGGTGCCACCGGTACGCCGCAGGCGATGCTGCGGCTGGAACTCGCGGTCACCGAGATGCTGGCCGGCCGGTGGCGGACCGGCTCCCGGCACGCCCGCCGGACCATGGACCGGGCCCGGCAGGACGGCCACCAGGGAATCGAGGCGGCCGCGAGCACGGTACTGGCCGCCTGCGCGGTCGCCCGGGAACCGCTGCCCACCGCCCGGCTGCGGGTCTCGTACGCCGCCCGGCTGATCGACGCGCTCGGCGACGCCGCGCTCCGGGACGAGCTGGGCGCGATCGCCCTGCTCGCCTGGATCGAGACGATGCTGGACCGGGTCACCGACGGGTTGGCGCACGCGGAGCGGGGCATCGAGGTCGGGCTGCGGTACGGCCGGATCCACGTACATCCGCTGCTCTACGCGGCCCGTTCGGTGCTCTACGGCACGGTGGGCCGGGTCGACGACGCGCTGCGCGACGCCGAGGAGGCCGAGGAGATCGCCAGGTGGCAGGGCGGGGCCGAGGCGGCGACGCTGGCGGCCGCCGTCCGGCTCCGGCCGCTGCTCTGGCTGGCCGGTCCGGACGCCGTACGCCCGGTCCTGGAGCGGCTGCGCGGCGGCGCCGCCGCCCGCTCGACCCTGTACCGGGCGGTGGCCCGGATGCACCTGGCCGAGGCGGGTGCGGCGGTTGGCGACGACACCGGCTGCCCGGAGCTGCTCGCCGACGCGGAGACGTACCGCTGCCTCGGTCCGGCCGAGGCGAACGTCCTGGTGGTCCGGGCACTCACCGCCGCCACGCCCGGTCGGCCCGAACCGGTAGGCGGCGGGCCGGTAGGCGGCGGGCCGGCAGTTGACGGGCCGGTAGCCGCTATCCCGGCCGGCGGCGGATCGGCCGGGATACCGGCATCGGCCCGGCGTTGGCTTGCCCGGGCCGCCGGTGCCGCCGGTGACCTGCCCGGCCGGCTCGGCCTGGTCGGCACGGCCGGTGCGACGCTGGCCCTGGCCCACGGCGCCCCGGGCGACGCCGTCGCGCGGGTGACACCGGCAGTCGAACAGCTCGGCGCGGCCGGTATGCCGGTGGCCGAGGGGCAGGCCCGGATGGTGCTCGCCGAGGCGCTGGCGGCGACCGGGGATCCGCAGTCGGCCCGGGAGCAGCTCGGCCGGGCCAAGCAGCTGTTCGCGACCAGCGGCGCCCGCTGGCTGGCCGGGCAGGCGGACCGGGCGCAGCGGCGGCTGGCCGCCCGGCTGTCCCGGCCGGCCGGTCCGGCGGCCGGAGCCGATGCGGCCACCGAGCCGGCCCACCCGTTGACGCTGCTCACCGCACGGGAACGCGAGGTCGCCGAGCTGACGGTCACCGGTGCCACCTCCCGGGTGATCGCCCGGCAGCTCCAGATCAGCCCGCGTACCGTCGACGCGCACCTGATGCGGATCTACCGAAAGCTCGGGGTTACCTCCCGGACCGCCCTGGTCGGTCTGCTGGCCCGGGGTTGA
- a CDS encoding cupin domain-containing protein: protein MAEFPVPVNLAERLGRFTELWAQKKVADLNDYEIKIAKVKGEFVWHRHPETDEFFLVVSGRLTIRMRDGDVVLGPGELFVVPRDVEHCPVADEETAILLVEPAGTLNTGTAGGPLTRAAEALTDPVNPGPADRPGRSGR, encoded by the coding sequence GTGGCCGAGTTTCCCGTACCTGTCAACCTCGCCGAACGGCTCGGCCGGTTCACCGAGCTCTGGGCGCAGAAGAAGGTGGCCGACCTCAACGACTACGAGATCAAGATCGCCAAGGTGAAGGGCGAGTTCGTCTGGCACCGCCATCCGGAGACCGACGAGTTCTTCCTGGTGGTCAGCGGACGGCTGACCATCAGGATGCGCGACGGGGACGTGGTCCTCGGACCCGGTGAGCTGTTCGTGGTGCCCCGGGACGTCGAGCACTGCCCGGTGGCGGACGAGGAGACCGCGATCCTGCTCGTCGAACCGGCCGGGACGCTCAACACCGGTACGGCCGGCGGGCCGCTGACCCGGGCCGCCGAGGCGCTCACCGATCCCGTCAACCCCGGGCCAGCAGACCGACCAGGGCGGTCCGGGAGGTAA
- a CDS encoding AraC family transcriptional regulator, protein MAAQRPGTTINAWRPRVPGIAEVFHARFAEHAYPAHTHDTWDLMILDGGSVDFALDRHQHGVAAGSTVLLPPGVTHDGRSATPAGFRKRVLYLDTTVLPERLVGSAVDGPVLHDDLLRHRIHQLHVASAHPGDTFEAESRLALIRDRLHGHLDALRTGTRSSRSDRLAARLRELLDARIPVGMSLREAATILDAHPSHLVRCFTRSYGLPPHAYLTGRRLDRARRLLLAGQRPASVAVAVGFHDQAHLHRHFVRHLGTTPGRYAGRDATA, encoded by the coding sequence ATGGCAGCGCAGCGGCCCGGTACGACGATCAACGCCTGGCGACCGAGGGTGCCGGGAATCGCCGAGGTCTTCCACGCCCGCTTCGCCGAGCACGCCTATCCGGCGCACACCCACGACACCTGGGACCTGATGATCCTCGACGGCGGGTCGGTCGACTTCGCCCTCGACCGGCACCAGCACGGGGTGGCGGCCGGCAGCACCGTGCTGCTCCCGCCCGGCGTCACCCACGACGGCCGCAGCGCCACCCCGGCCGGCTTCCGCAAGCGGGTGCTCTATCTCGACACGACCGTACTGCCGGAGCGGCTGGTCGGCAGCGCGGTGGACGGTCCCGTCCTGCACGACGACCTGTTGCGGCACCGGATCCACCAGCTGCACGTCGCGTCGGCGCATCCCGGCGACACGTTCGAGGCCGAGTCCCGGCTCGCCCTGATCCGGGACCGGCTGCACGGGCACCTCGACGCGCTCCGGACCGGCACCCGGAGCAGCCGGTCGGACCGGCTGGCCGCCCGGCTGCGTGAGCTGCTGGATGCCAGGATCCCCGTCGGGATGTCGCTGCGGGAGGCGGCGACGATCCTGGACGCCCATCCCAGTCACCTGGTCCGGTGCTTCACCCGCAGTTACGGCCTGCCGCCGCACGCCTACCTGACGGGCCGGCGTCTCGACCGGGCCCGCCGGTTGCTGCTGGCCGGCCAGCGACCGGCCAGCGTGGCGGTGGCGGTGGGCTTCCACGACCAGGCGCACCTGCACCGGCACTTCGTCCGGCACCTCGGTACCACCCCGGGCCGCTACGCCGGCCGGGACGCCACCGCCTGA
- a CDS encoding MerR family transcriptional regulator, producing the protein MTVTVPQLGDLVGPAPATTRSVGPATTRYTIDSLARLVGMSPRNIRAHQARGLLAPPTRSGRTAYYSPGHVRRLESIKSLQRQGFNLVAIEAMLGVRNPAPPATEPLTAALNRLAAEHPALLHNLARHGVLARAGDGSVTATRPRAVQPALDLHQAGVPVLAALRLLGELLDRLRPVTDELVPAAGTRLSQLRRTGAPGTSRQQPDHETAALTQSLARLLSEAFRVVAENSCTVTTTGADTASTTGADRDRWPCAVGARHGCQAVASRPA; encoded by the coding sequence GTGACGGTGACTGTGCCCCAGCTCGGCGACCTCGTCGGCCCGGCACCGGCGACCACCCGGTCCGTCGGGCCGGCGACCACGCGGTACACCATCGACAGCCTGGCCCGGCTGGTCGGGATGTCACCGCGCAACATCCGGGCGCACCAGGCGCGCGGCCTGCTCGCGCCGCCCACCCGGTCCGGCCGGACCGCCTACTACAGCCCCGGGCACGTACGCCGGCTGGAGAGCATCAAGTCGCTGCAACGGCAGGGCTTCAACCTGGTCGCCATCGAGGCGATGCTCGGGGTGCGTAATCCGGCGCCGCCGGCCACCGAACCGCTGACCGCCGCGCTGAACCGGCTGGCGGCCGAACACCCCGCCCTGCTGCACAACCTCGCCCGGCACGGCGTACTGGCCCGCGCCGGGGACGGCTCGGTCACCGCCACCCGCCCCCGGGCGGTGCAACCGGCGCTCGACCTGCACCAGGCCGGCGTACCGGTGCTGGCCGCCCTGCGCCTGCTCGGCGAACTGCTCGACCGGCTCCGCCCGGTCACCGACGAACTGGTACCGGCCGCCGGCACCCGGCTGTCGCAGCTGCGCCGGACCGGCGCCCCCGGGACGTCCCGGCAGCAGCCCGACCACGAGACGGCGGCGCTGACCCAGAGCCTGGCCCGGCTGCTCAGCGAGGCGTTCCGGGTGGTGGCGGAGAACTCCTGCACCGTCACCACCACCGGAGCCGACACCGCCAGCACCACCGGAGCCGACCGCGACCGTTGGCCGTGCGCCGTCGGCGCTCGGCACGGCTGTCAGGCGGTGGCGTCCCGGCCGGCGTAG
- a CDS encoding tetratricopeptide repeat protein, with protein MTDWSGERSPGLSHREMARVQTVAELAALLRHLRRREARLEGASPLTYRELAAKTGWSRGILGEYFAGRVLPPTDRFDILIRLLGATPGEQGALATARDRVEERRRPAGPAEPVTPAPASPRQLPPTVPGFTGRASQLAELDRLLEADPAAPVALITAVSGTAGVGKTALALHWAHRVADRFSDGQLYLNLRGFDPTGSPVAPAEAIRALLDALGVPPQRIPATLDGQAALYRGLLAARHTLVVLDNARDADQVRPLLPGGPACRVLVTSRNQLAGLVSTGGARPIVLDLLNWAEARQLLAARIGAERVAAEPRAVDDIVNACSRLPLGLAIVAARAALNPGFALGALAAELGEARGGLAAFTGSDPASDVRAVFSWSYRALGPETARLFRLLALHPGPSVGTPAVASLAGLPPGEVRPLLAELTDANLVAEHGPGRYACHDLLVAYAAELTVAVDPEAERRAASRRVLDHYLHTAHAADRRLDPHRDPIPLLAASPGVTPGRIADHGAALAWFDLELPALLATAEEAATARLDRQLCRLTRTMAHVLERRGHWHRWAAVQELAVAAAQRLADPAEEAHARRSLGRALVHLGRVEPAVDQLDIAGEFYRVAADRLGQGRIQFDRCWIAVRQNRYPDALRHSRAALDLFTAAGSRSGQGRALNNIGWCLSWLGHHEEGVEYCRQALDVLLELDDRFGAADAWDSLGHAQHELGRYREAAESYQHSYALWRELGHRYQEADLLARLGDTQSAIGDLDAASDTWHRALDILDDLDHPDAEQVKARLDRVGRAPGR; from the coding sequence GTGACCGACTGGTCGGGCGAGCGATCGCCGGGACTGTCGCACCGGGAGATGGCCCGGGTCCAGACCGTCGCCGAACTGGCCGCGCTGCTGCGACACCTGCGCCGTCGGGAGGCCCGGCTGGAGGGGGCTAGCCCGCTCACCTACCGTGAACTGGCGGCCAAGACCGGCTGGTCCCGGGGAATCCTCGGCGAGTACTTCGCCGGCCGGGTACTGCCGCCGACCGACCGGTTCGACATCCTGATCAGGCTGCTCGGCGCCACCCCCGGCGAGCAGGGTGCCCTGGCCACCGCCCGGGACCGGGTCGAGGAGCGACGCCGCCCCGCCGGCCCGGCCGAGCCGGTCACCCCGGCCCCGGCGTCCCCGCGCCAGCTTCCGCCGACCGTACCCGGTTTCACCGGCCGGGCCAGCCAGCTGGCCGAACTCGACCGACTGCTGGAGGCCGACCCGGCAGCCCCGGTGGCGCTGATCACCGCCGTCTCCGGCACGGCCGGGGTCGGCAAGACGGCGCTGGCGCTGCACTGGGCGCACCGGGTCGCCGACCGGTTCTCCGACGGACAGCTCTATCTCAATCTGCGCGGCTTCGACCCGACCGGATCGCCGGTGGCGCCGGCCGAGGCCATCCGTGCGCTACTCGACGCCCTCGGAGTGCCACCGCAGCGGATCCCGGCCACCCTGGACGGGCAGGCGGCCCTCTACCGGGGCCTGCTCGCCGCACGGCACACCCTGGTGGTGCTCGACAACGCCCGGGACGCCGACCAGGTACGCCCGCTGCTGCCCGGCGGCCCCGCCTGCCGGGTGCTGGTGACCAGCCGCAACCAGCTCGCCGGGCTGGTCAGCACCGGAGGCGCCCGGCCGATCGTGCTGGACCTGCTCAACTGGGCCGAGGCCCGACAACTGCTGGCCGCACGGATCGGCGCCGAGCGGGTGGCGGCCGAGCCGCGGGCGGTGGACGACATCGTGAACGCGTGCAGCCGGCTGCCGCTGGGGCTGGCGATCGTGGCGGCCCGGGCCGCCCTGAACCCCGGATTCGCCCTCGGCGCGCTCGCCGCCGAACTCGGCGAGGCGCGGGGCGGGCTGGCGGCGTTCACCGGCAGCGATCCGGCCTCCGACGTACGCGCGGTCTTCTCCTGGTCCTACCGGGCGCTCGGTCCGGAGACCGCCCGGCTGTTTCGGCTGCTCGCCCTGCACCCCGGGCCCAGCGTCGGGACACCGGCCGTGGCCAGCCTCGCCGGGCTGCCGCCGGGCGAGGTCCGGCCGCTGCTCGCCGAGCTGACCGACGCCAACCTGGTCGCCGAGCACGGTCCCGGCCGGTACGCCTGTCACGACCTGCTGGTCGCCTACGCCGCCGAGCTGACCGTCGCGGTCGACCCGGAGGCCGAACGGCGGGCGGCGAGCCGACGGGTACTCGACCACTACCTGCACACCGCGCACGCCGCCGACCGCCGACTGGACCCGCACCGCGACCCGATCCCGCTGCTGGCCGCCTCGCCCGGCGTCACACCGGGCCGGATCGCCGACCACGGCGCCGCGCTGGCCTGGTTCGACCTCGAACTGCCGGCACTGCTGGCCACCGCCGAGGAGGCCGCGACCGCCCGGCTCGACCGGCAGCTGTGCCGGCTCACCCGCACCATGGCACACGTGCTCGAACGCCGGGGGCACTGGCACCGGTGGGCGGCGGTGCAGGAGCTCGCGGTGGCAGCGGCCCAGCGGCTGGCCGACCCGGCGGAGGAGGCGCACGCCCGGCGGAGTCTGGGCCGGGCGCTGGTCCACCTCGGGCGGGTCGAGCCGGCCGTGGACCAGTTGGACATCGCGGGTGAGTTCTACCGGGTGGCCGCCGACCGGCTCGGGCAGGGCCGGATCCAGTTCGACAGGTGCTGGATCGCGGTCCGGCAGAACCGCTACCCCGACGCGCTGCGACACAGCCGGGCGGCCCTCGACCTGTTCACCGCCGCCGGCAGCCGCTCCGGGCAGGGGCGGGCGCTGAACAACATCGGCTGGTGCCTGAGCTGGCTCGGACACCACGAGGAGGGCGTCGAGTACTGCCGGCAGGCCCTCGACGTGCTGCTGGAACTCGACGACCGGTTCGGTGCCGCCGACGCCTGGGACAGTCTCGGGCACGCCCAACACGAACTCGGCCGCTACCGGGAGGCGGCCGAGTCGTACCAGCACTCGTACGCGCTCTGGCGGGAACTCGGGCACCGCTACCAGGAGGCCGACCTGCTGGCCCGGCTCGGCGACACCCAGTCGGCGATCGGTGACCTGGACGCCGCCTCGGACACCTGGCACCGGGCGCTGGACATCCTGGACGACCTGGACCACCCGGACGCCGAGCAGGTGAAGGCCCGCCTCGACCGGGTCGGCCGGGCACCGGGCCGCTGA
- a CDS encoding 50S ribosomal protein L36: protein MKVRSSLRALKQKPGSVVVRRRGRVVVVNRANPQWKSRQG from the coding sequence ATGAAGGTTCGCAGCTCGCTCCGGGCGTTGAAGCAGAAGCCCGGCTCGGTGGTGGTACGCCGGCGCGGCCGGGTGGTCGTGGTCAACCGCGCCAACCCGCAGTGGAAGAGCCGCCAGGGCTGA